A single region of the Halobacterium wangiae genome encodes:
- a CDS encoding ABC transporter permease, producing MNNTADSENSAVTQKASGNSALADVRISFKRWLVKSSRNPYVTFSSLIQPVIFFVLMAEVLGAVAGDALTQALGEGVHYVTFLTPAIMIQSALAAAAVSGIGLVDDMETGMFDKTLISPMGRGAMFVGKVLSELVRITVQTLIILALGFGFLWLKTGASPENYIQTGLGGIIGIVAITVIFGGVFMAYSNIVALVTRDREATIMIANLLTFPLLFVSSAFVPLNVLPNWIQTVAMVNPITYGVDAIRALVLGQDVLSVFNVTTFGGLWNTLVPALAVLLAFFLVLGSVAVSLLNHASNAEVK from the coding sequence ATGAACAACACAGCTGACAGCGAGAATTCCGCGGTCACGCAGAAGGCGTCGGGGAACAGCGCCCTGGCCGACGTACGTATCAGCTTCAAGCGATGGCTAGTCAAATCCTCGCGTAATCCCTACGTCACGTTCTCGTCGCTGATACAGCCTGTCATCTTCTTTGTCCTGATGGCAGAGGTACTAGGCGCAGTCGCTGGTGATGCACTGACGCAGGCCCTCGGCGAAGGCGTTCACTACGTAACCTTCCTCACGCCCGCAATCATGATTCAGTCCGCGCTCGCTGCAGCCGCTGTTTCAGGGATTGGGCTCGTTGACGACATGGAGACGGGAATGTTCGACAAGACGCTCATCTCGCCGATGGGGCGAGGGGCGATGTTCGTCGGGAAGGTTCTATCAGAGCTCGTCCGCATCACCGTACAGACGTTAATCATCCTTGCACTCGGCTTTGGATTCCTGTGGTTGAAGACTGGCGCGTCTCCTGAGAATTACATCCAGACTGGGCTGGGTGGCATCATCGGGATTGTCGCCATCACCGTCATATTCGGTGGGGTCTTCATGGCGTACTCGAACATCGTCGCGCTCGTGACACGTGACCGGGAAGCCACTATCATGATTGCGAACCTCCTGACATTCCCTCTGCTGTTCGTCTCCAGCGCCTTTGTACCCCTGAACGTGTTACCGAACTGGATTCAGACTGTCGCGATGGTAAATCCGATAACATACGGCGTTGATGCCATTCGAGCGCTCGTGCTTGGTCAAGATGTTCTGTCGGTGTTCAACGTGACGACTTTCGGGGGGCTCTGGAACACGCTCGTTCCAGCTCTTGCCGTGTTGCTCGCATTTTTTCTTGTTCTCGGCTCCGTCGCAGTATCCCTACTGAACCACGCCTCCAATGCTGAAGTGAAGTGA
- a CDS encoding ATP-binding cassette domain-containing protein — MTSHHSLPPANRTVPQQEAGLAIDAENIHVTYDDGTEAVRGVSLNVAEGEFFGFLGPNGAGKTTMIRTLVTLLNPTEGGIRINGYDTTTEPRAVRESVGYMAQETSIDLELTPYENLRIACEMYSVPSKERDERIETLLDLVDLHDVADKRAETFSGGMQKRLDTATVLVHRPPVVFLDEPTTGLDPEARLRVWDYFEKINNRGTTVFLTTQYLEEADRLCDRLAVLEDGHIIAEGTPDSLKATVGTDTLTIALEQPTDHKKSRAIEALRAVEALDGATIESTTSGLAVHANDARPATPTVFETLIEAGIAVSGFDIDSPTLDDVFLSLTGDEEEAVVGSERDNGFASTQEVTR, encoded by the coding sequence ATGACATCACACCACTCACTGCCCCCAGCTAATCGTACTGTTCCGCAACAAGAGGCCGGACTCGCTATCGATGCAGAGAACATCCACGTCACCTACGACGACGGGACTGAAGCCGTCCGCGGTGTCAGCCTCAACGTCGCCGAGGGCGAGTTCTTCGGCTTCCTCGGTCCCAACGGTGCTGGCAAGACGACTATGATTCGGACGCTCGTGACGCTGCTGAACCCCACCGAGGGGGGAATCCGAATCAACGGCTACGACACGACGACTGAGCCCCGGGCGGTCCGCGAGTCTGTCGGTTACATGGCTCAGGAAACCAGTATCGACCTCGAACTTACGCCCTACGAGAATCTCCGTATTGCGTGTGAAATGTACAGTGTTCCAAGCAAGGAGCGAGACGAACGCATTGAAACCCTGCTTGACCTCGTGGACCTGCACGACGTAGCAGACAAACGGGCGGAGACCTTCTCTGGTGGGATGCAAAAGCGTCTTGACACAGCGACCGTACTCGTGCACCGCCCGCCCGTCGTCTTTCTCGACGAACCGACAACCGGCCTCGATCCCGAGGCGCGTCTCCGCGTCTGGGACTACTTCGAGAAAATCAACAACCGCGGCACCACTGTCTTCCTGACAACGCAGTACCTTGAAGAAGCTGACCGGCTCTGTGATCGGCTGGCCGTGCTCGAAGACGGCCATATCATCGCGGAGGGAACACCCGACTCGCTGAAGGCTACCGTCGGGACTGATACACTCACCATCGCCTTAGAGCAACCCACCGACCACAAGAAAAGCCGTGCTATCGAGGCTCTTCGTGCTGTCGAGGCACTCGATGGCGCAACTATCGAATCCACTACGTCTGGCCTCGCTGTCCACGCTAATGACGCCCGGCCGGCGACACCGACCGTCTTCGAGACGCTCATTGAGGCAGGCATCGCCGTCAGTGGCTTCGACATCGATTCGCCGACGCTTGATGACGTGTTCCTTTCGCTGACTGGTGACGAAGAAGAGGCAGTCGTTGGGAGTGAGAGAGACAACGGATTTGCGTCTACTCAGGAGGTGACTCGATGA
- a CDS encoding helix-turn-helix domain-containing protein translates to MPLVAEFDIDCEHLPFVPLARVLPDTTIVLDLQFNHEELPLFVLSVTGADRTTVEKTMDDLPVVGKCTVLGEAGETRRYQILPRQTLEDHLGPHIDNLSGLEALATTEAIIERIEVLPTGWRQSGWFAHRDAFHEFREFWQCNGGFRLHRLTQEGDAEPPGDGLTDRQREALRTAYELGYFEIPRRASLEDVATQLDISASSVSERLRRAQTQLIEETVATTWPPLPG, encoded by the coding sequence ATGCCCCTCGTCGCTGAGTTCGACATCGACTGCGAACACCTCCCCTTCGTTCCCCTTGCCAGGGTGCTTCCGGACACGACGATAGTACTTGACCTTCAGTTCAATCACGAAGAACTCCCCCTGTTCGTCCTCTCCGTGACCGGCGCTGATCGAACGACAGTTGAGAAGACAATGGATGACCTTCCTGTCGTCGGCAAGTGTACCGTCCTTGGTGAAGCGGGCGAGACTCGCCGCTATCAGATTCTCCCCAGACAAACGTTGGAAGACCATCTCGGCCCACACATCGACAACCTGTCTGGACTGGAGGCACTGGCAACGACAGAGGCAATCATCGAACGCATTGAGGTGCTGCCGACGGGGTGGCGGCAGTCGGGCTGGTTCGCTCACCGTGACGCTTTCCACGAGTTCCGGGAGTTCTGGCAATGTAATGGTGGATTCCGCCTGCACCGGCTCACTCAAGAAGGTGACGCCGAGCCGCCTGGAGACGGTCTGACAGACCGCCAGCGGGAGGCCCTTCGGACGGCCTATGAATTGGGGTATTTCGAGATTCCGCGGAGAGCGTCGCTGGAGGACGTTGCCACACAGCTGGACATTTCCGCGTCGTCGGTGTCCGAACGGTTACGCCGTGCTCAGACCCAGCTCATTGAGGAGACCGTGGCGACGACGTGGCCGCCGTTGCCCGGATGA